In Tachysurus fulvidraco isolate hzauxx_2018 chromosome 3, HZAU_PFXX_2.0, whole genome shotgun sequence, a single window of DNA contains:
- the rps19 gene encoding 40S ribosomal protein S19 isoform X1 gives MPGGGVTVKDVNQQEFVRALAAFLKKSGKLKVPDWVDIVKLAKHKELAPCDDNWFYIRAASTARHLYLRGGVGVGSMIKIYGGRKRNGVCPSHFSVGSKNVARKVLQSLEALKMVEKDPNGGRKLTPQGTRDLDRIAGQVSAASKKS, from the exons ATGCCAGGCGGTGGTGTAACAGTAAAAGACGTCAACCAGCAGGAGTTTGTCCGGGCGCTGGCGGCCTTCCTGAAGAA GTCAGGAAAGCTTAAGGTGCCAGACTGGGTGGACATTGTTAAGCTGGCTAAACACAAGGAGCTGGCACCCTGTGATGACAACTGGTTCTACATCAGAGCTG CCTCCACAGCACGCCACCTTTACCTGCGTGGTGGCGTTGGTGTAGGCTCCATGATCAAGATCTATGGAGGCCGTAAGAGGAACGGTGTGTGTCCCTCTCACTTTAGTGTGGGTTCCAAGAACGTGGCTCGCAAAGTGCTGCAATCCCTGGAGGCTCTTAAGATGGTGGAGAAAGACCCTAATGG TGGGCGCAAACTGACCCCACAGGGCACCAGAGACTTGGATAGAATTGCTGGCCAG gtttcAGCTGCAAGCAAGAAGTcttga
- the rps19 gene encoding 40S ribosomal protein S19 isoform X2, whose translation MPGGGVTVKDVNQQEFVRALAAFLKKSGKLKVPDWVDIVKLAKHKELAPCDDNWFYIRAASTARHLYLRGGVGVGSMIKIYGGRKRNGVCPSHFSVGSKNVARKVLQSLEALKMVEKDPNGGRKLTPQGTRDLDRIAGQVMKIQ comes from the exons ATGCCAGGCGGTGGTGTAACAGTAAAAGACGTCAACCAGCAGGAGTTTGTCCGGGCGCTGGCGGCCTTCCTGAAGAA GTCAGGAAAGCTTAAGGTGCCAGACTGGGTGGACATTGTTAAGCTGGCTAAACACAAGGAGCTGGCACCCTGTGATGACAACTGGTTCTACATCAGAGCTG CCTCCACAGCACGCCACCTTTACCTGCGTGGTGGCGTTGGTGTAGGCTCCATGATCAAGATCTATGGAGGCCGTAAGAGGAACGGTGTGTGTCCCTCTCACTTTAGTGTGGGTTCCAAGAACGTGGCTCGCAAAGTGCTGCAATCCCTGGAGGCTCTTAAGATGGTGGAGAAAGACCCTAATGG TGGGCGCAAACTGACCCCACAGGGCACCAGAGACTTGGATAGAATTGCTGGCCAGGTGATGAAGatacaataa